One window of the Coriobacteriia bacterium genome contains the following:
- a CDS encoding PAS domain S-box protein: protein MLLSDINLGDVSARLGDMIFLVSPDKRILDVSESALRTYGYSIDEFRGMTVLEIRDSDEVDLVDRQVEQALHGGVYFEARHRRKDGTRMLVEVSSAPVEKSGERALISVVRDITRSARVRDLADQRSLLARTQSEGHIGNWRFDLVNREASVSDEACRLHGVDPAQVHGSMMQAIQGVIHPADRASFEQQVMETERTGFGSVTYRVMLPEGGMRWILATTERVDDADGVPIEVHGFIQDVTETRDAESAVLERTLALDSLLDAITESAFLLELDGTIIALNEVSARRLGAEDPALMIGRSIYDFVPPELASQRREYIAQVAATGMPVSFEDQRDGRRILNSLAPVKIRGEVVQIAVFGYDVTDAREAEDALRESEYWLREAQRIARLGHFAYDPRADCWSGSPILSSLVDNASDGHGTLALFLTAIHRDDRDWVEAQLRDSIDRCVGVDIECRANCGEDPAECWIHMLAECEADGAGSTKRVFGTIQDVTERKRAELVIAAERARLAQVESIGHVGSWRLDLVTGQGEWSDEYKRVLGFDPASRPGNEIGSFIDYVHPDDREPFMVDDLLEPWGTDAATIDFRVTRPDGETRWMATNGRVERDRSGRPIAIVGVLQDITGRKLSELAHAAELEEAANSDRLTGLYNRRAYDVLADGVLAAAAAEGIGIGLIYCDVDGLKSINDEFGHAQGDRALKDASGVLSRALRSADLIARIGGDEFLVLVKTPDADMVRRLDERLQSALELFNATNDRPYLVEASSGFAWSRSSTRPELDELEKSADARMYAIKNARREAPGASQSAS, encoded by the coding sequence ATGCTACTTTCCGACATCAACTTGGGGGATGTATCCGCTCGTCTCGGCGACATGATCTTCCTGGTGTCGCCCGACAAGCGGATTCTGGACGTGAGCGAGTCCGCTCTGCGCACGTACGGCTACTCGATCGATGAGTTCCGCGGCATGACCGTTCTCGAGATACGCGATTCCGATGAAGTCGATCTCGTGGACCGCCAGGTCGAGCAGGCGTTGCACGGCGGTGTCTACTTCGAGGCCCGTCACCGCCGCAAGGACGGCACACGCATGCTCGTTGAGGTGAGTTCCGCGCCGGTCGAGAAGAGCGGAGAACGAGCGCTCATCAGCGTGGTCCGAGACATCACCCGAAGCGCTCGGGTGCGCGATCTGGCGGATCAGCGGTCGCTGCTCGCTCGTACTCAGTCCGAGGGTCACATCGGCAACTGGCGGTTCGACTTGGTGAACCGTGAAGCGAGTGTCAGCGACGAGGCCTGTCGCCTCCACGGTGTCGACCCGGCGCAGGTGCACGGCAGCATGATGCAGGCGATACAGGGGGTCATCCACCCCGCCGATCGTGCCTCGTTCGAGCAGCAGGTCATGGAGACCGAGCGCACAGGATTCGGGTCGGTCACGTATCGGGTCATGCTTCCTGAGGGCGGCATGCGCTGGATCTTGGCGACCACCGAGCGGGTCGACGACGCTGATGGCGTGCCGATCGAGGTTCACGGGTTCATCCAGGACGTAACGGAGACCCGCGATGCGGAGTCCGCAGTGCTCGAGCGAACGCTCGCACTGGACTCCTTGCTCGACGCGATCACTGAGTCCGCGTTTCTCCTTGAGTTGGACGGCACGATCATCGCGCTCAACGAGGTTTCCGCCCGGCGGCTTGGTGCCGAGGATCCGGCGCTCATGATCGGTCGGAGCATCTACGACTTCGTACCGCCCGAACTTGCGTCGCAGCGTCGGGAGTACATCGCGCAGGTCGCAGCCACCGGTATGCCCGTTTCGTTTGAGGATCAGCGCGATGGTCGCCGGATACTCAACTCCTTGGCACCGGTCAAGATCCGCGGTGAGGTCGTCCAGATTGCGGTGTTCGGCTACGACGTCACGGATGCGCGTGAGGCCGAGGACGCATTGCGTGAGAGCGAATACTGGCTTCGGGAGGCGCAGCGCATCGCTCGGCTCGGCCATTTTGCGTACGACCCTCGCGCGGATTGCTGGAGCGGCTCACCGATACTCTCGAGTCTGGTCGATAATGCGAGTGATGGCCACGGCACGCTCGCACTGTTCCTCACGGCCATCCACAGGGATGACCGTGACTGGGTCGAGGCTCAACTACGCGACTCGATCGACCGGTGTGTGGGAGTCGACATCGAGTGCAGGGCAAATTGCGGCGAAGACCCGGCGGAGTGCTGGATTCACATGCTTGCCGAGTGCGAAGCGGATGGTGCCGGTTCGACCAAACGCGTCTTCGGCACGATCCAGGACGTCACTGAGCGCAAGCGCGCCGAGCTCGTCATCGCAGCCGAGCGCGCCAGACTGGCCCAGGTGGAGTCGATCGGGCACGTGGGCAGTTGGCGGCTGGACCTCGTGACCGGCCAAGGCGAGTGGTCCGATGAGTACAAGCGGGTGCTCGGGTTCGACCCGGCCAGCCGACCAGGCAACGAGATCGGCAGCTTCATCGACTACGTGCACCCTGACGATCGCGAGCCGTTCATGGTCGATGACCTGCTGGAGCCTTGGGGGACCGATGCCGCGACAATCGACTTCCGGGTGACGAGACCCGACGGTGAGACCCGTTGGATGGCAACCAACGGACGGGTTGAGCGCGACCGCTCCGGGAGGCCGATTGCAATCGTGGGCGTGCTGCAGGACATCACCGGCCGTAAGCTCTCCGAGCTCGCGCACGCAGCTGAGCTCGAGGAGGCCGCAAACTCCGACCGGCTGACAGGACTCTATAATCGTCGCGCCTATGACGTGCTGGCAGATGGAGTCCTCGCCGCGGCTGCCGCCGAGGGCATCGGAATCGGGCTGATCTACTGCGATGTCGATGGGCTTAAGTCCATAAACGACGAGTTCGGGCACGCTCAGGGTGACCGGGCACTGAAGGATGCCTCGGGAGTGCTATCGCGTGCTTTGCGGTCGGCCGACCTAATCGCGCGTATCGGCGGCGATGAGTTCCTCGTGCTGGTCAAGACGCCCGATGCAGACATGGTCAGACGTCTCGATGAGCGTCTGCAGAGTGCCCTCGAGCTATTCAACGCGACGAACGATCGTCCCTATCTCGTCGAGGCGAGCAGCGGCTTCGCATGGTCGAGATCGAGCACCCGGCCAGAACTCGACGAACTCGAGAAGTCGGCCGATGCCAGGATGTACGCGATCAAGAACGCCCGCCGAGAAGCGCCGGGGGCCTCGCAGAGCGCATCGTGA
- a CDS encoding D-alanyl-D-alanine carboxypeptidase translates to MAARRFDGSIGMRTVALACALALLAGQPAAAYAVTKNPPVTVPSATLVTMSGQQLWSKSRETERHVASCIKMLNALVARDRAKLDDVVTIPAKSARTEDGVGLVRGQKVTVRKLLQLTMVASSNDAASALAIHIAGSEKAYVALMNKKAAEIGLTHTRAVDPHGLSKREISSARDLSVTARKVMADPFLRKTVLMESVVLTRPARKPKRLKATNEMLGHYRGIEGVKTGFTYAAGYCFVGAAKRGNLELVGVVLKAKSKNARFSQMRKLLDWGFERYRWRRVVSTTTTMGAAAITSGTVPSVTVHAAKEASRAIIATGYPITKESILPTVAAPIRRGDQLGVVKVWQDGKLLATVALLADSDVATAAAPPPPPAPAEAPAPALSIRDRLGGLSRRVLVALASTI, encoded by the coding sequence GTGGCAGCTCGTCGGTTCGATGGCAGCATCGGTATGCGCACGGTGGCGCTCGCATGCGCGTTGGCGCTCCTTGCGGGTCAGCCTGCGGCAGCGTACGCGGTCACGAAGAACCCTCCCGTCACGGTTCCATCCGCGACGCTCGTGACCATGAGCGGCCAGCAGCTCTGGTCGAAGAGCCGCGAGACCGAGCGCCACGTCGCAAGCTGCATCAAGATGCTCAACGCTCTTGTTGCGCGCGACCGGGCCAAGCTCGACGACGTCGTGACCATTCCGGCGAAGTCCGCGCGCACGGAAGACGGCGTTGGACTCGTCAGGGGCCAGAAGGTCACCGTTCGCAAGCTGCTGCAGCTCACGATGGTCGCGTCGTCCAACGATGCCGCTTCTGCCCTCGCCATCCACATCGCGGGCAGCGAGAAGGCCTACGTCGCACTCATGAACAAGAAGGCCGCCGAGATCGGACTCACGCACACGCGTGCCGTGGATCCTCACGGGCTGAGCAAGCGCGAGATCTCGAGTGCGCGCGACCTGAGCGTGACCGCGCGCAAGGTCATGGCCGATCCGTTCCTGCGCAAGACTGTGCTCATGGAGTCGGTCGTGCTCACGCGACCGGCCCGAAAGCCCAAGCGCCTCAAGGCGACTAACGAGATGCTCGGGCATTATCGGGGTATCGAGGGCGTCAAGACCGGTTTCACGTACGCGGCGGGATACTGCTTCGTGGGCGCCGCCAAGCGCGGCAACCTCGAGCTCGTCGGAGTCGTGCTCAAAGCCAAGTCAAAGAACGCGCGTTTCTCGCAGATGCGGAAGCTCCTCGATTGGGGCTTCGAGCGCTACCGCTGGCGGCGCGTCGTGTCGACCACGACGACGATGGGGGCCGCAGCGATCACGAGCGGGACGGTGCCGAGCGTGACCGTTCACGCCGCCAAGGAGGCGTCGCGAGCCATCATCGCGACCGGCTACCCCATCACGAAGGAGAGCATCCTGCCGACTGTCGCCGCTCCGATACGGCGCGGGGACCAGCTCGGCGTTGTGAAGGTCTGGCAGGACGGCAAGCTGCTCGCCACCGTCGCGCTTCTCGCAGACAGCGACGTCGCGACGGCAGCGGCACCGCCCCCACCGCCGGCCCCCGCTGAGGCGCCCGCGCCTGCACTCTCGATTCGAGATCGTCTGGGTGGTTTGTCGCGCCGCGTGCTTGTCGCACTCGCGTCCACCATCTGA
- a CDS encoding chorismate mutase, translating to MSESNLDAQGQIAEIRERIDQIDCQLVRLLNERAQCSLDIRALKPQARQGLYDPKREEEIFVNVAKCNEGPLFADDLREIYEAILHVAKEMRG from the coding sequence ATGTCCGAGAGTAACCTCGACGCGCAGGGTCAGATCGCCGAGATCCGCGAGCGAATCGATCAGATCGACTGCCAGCTCGTCCGGCTCTTGAACGAGCGCGCTCAGTGCTCGCTCGATATCCGTGCGCTTAAGCCGCAGGCGCGGCAGGGTCTCTACGACCCGAAGCGCGAGGAAGAGATCTTCGTCAACGTCGCCAAGTGCAACGAGGGTCCGCTCTTCGCAGACGACCTTCGCGAGATCTACGAAGCCATCCTCCACGTCGCCAAGGAGATGAGGGGCTGA